The following nucleotide sequence is from Gymnodinialimonas sp. 202GB13-11.
CGTGGTCATCAGGCCGGAATCCAGCCCCCAGGTTTCGTCAATCAACCGCACAAGCGGTGCCAGGGCATTGGTGGTGCACGACGCGTTCGACACGATCCGATGCTCTGGCCGCAACGCCTCATGGTTCGCGCCAAGCACCAATGTCAGGTCAGGTTCCACCGCCGGGCCGGATACCAAGACGCGTCCCGCGCCCGCCGCCAGCGCGGCCTCTGCCACATCTCTTGTGGCCCGGCCCGTGCATTCCATCAGCACGTCCACACCGTTCAGATCCAGCGCGCCGGCATCCCGCTCCATCGTCAGCCGGATGCGCCGGCCATCGACAACCAAATCGCCATCCTCGACCGAAATCTCTCCGGGGTAGGGGCCAAAGACACTGTCGAATTCAAACAGATACGCGCAGGTTGCGGGTTCGGCGATATCGTTGATCCCCACAATCTCGATATCCGGCCACTGCGGACCCAGCCGCCCCCCGCCAAGTGCCCACGCCCGCAGAACCGAACGTCCGATGCGTCCAAACCCATTGATGGCTACGCGGATGGTCATGCCTTATCCCCTTCGCTCAAAGTGATGCCTTGCGTGGGTCTAAGGTGCAAGCGATGCCCTCACCTGGTCCAATGGCTTTCCTTGATTGGCCTAAGCAGGCAGTGTGATGAGCAATTGGAAAGGGCATGTAATGGCTGCTCTCACACCTCCCGTCTGCGATTTCGGTTGGCCCGCACCGACCTTCTCTCTGCGCGCCACCGACGGCAACACCCATAGCCTGCAGGATGTCTCCGGGCAGAACGGCACACTCATCATGTTCATCTGCAACCATTGTCCGTATGTCCTTGCCATCCTCGACCGTATGATCCGCGATGCGTCCGATCTGCAAGCCATGGGCATTGGCGTTGCTGCCATTTGTTCCAACGATCCGATCGCCTATCCGGCCGATAGTTTTGACAACATGGCCCGCATGGCTGAAGCACGCGGCTTCCCCTTCCCCTATCTTCACGACGCTGACCAAAGCGTCGCCCGTGCCTACGACGCAGTCTGTACGCCTGATTTCTTTGGCTTCAACGCCGCGGGCGGCCTGCAATATCGCGGGCAACTCGATGCGTCACACATGCAACCTGCGCCACCGGGTGCAAAGCGCGATCTCTACGAGGCGATGAAGCAAGTCGCCGAAACGGGGCAGGGTCCGCGGGATCAGATTCCCTCCATGGGCTGCTCTATCAAATGGGCCGCATGAGCTGCACATGATCGCGTACGTCACCCTTGGGGCCGATGACATGGCGGCGGCGGAGCAGTTCTACACTGCGCTCCTACTGCCTCTCGGCTATAGGCTGGATCACTATCAGGGCGATCTCAGTTTCATCCCGCCAGATGGCACAAGCGCCCCGGACCTCTATATAAAACGCCCATTTGATGGGGCCGCCGCGACCGCTGGCAATGGCACCATGATCGCACTAGAGGCACCAAGCCAGGGCCATGTCCGTAAACTCCATGCCTCGGCGGTGGCAGCGGGTGGGAGTGACGAAGGCGCACCCGGATTCCGTGACGCCTACAGCGCCGATTTCTACGTCGCCTATCTGCGCGATCCGCAAGGCAACAAGCTGGCAGTGTTTTCAACGTCACCTTAGGGCGGAGGAGCAATTCCTAACGTCCTACCTTGCCCGCGCCGTCAGGCACAGGCAGCCCCTCCTGTGCCTTTGCAACCTCCGCAAGTGCGCGCTGAACGGCTTCCGTCGGTTGGCAGGATTTCCGCGTTCCAAGGTCGACATGCAGAAGGAACGACTCCACCGTGGCAACGACCTCGCCGTCACCCCGAAGCAGGGTGTGGAATAGATGCAGCTTCTTTCCTTCCCCATTCAGCAGACGGGTCTCTGCCCGCAAACGATCGCCCGCATGGGCCTCGTTCAGATAGCGGACGTGGTTTTCGACCGTGAAATAACTCAAGCCACGCGCCACATAGGCCGCATCCGCACCCACCATTTCCATGAACCGGTCCGTCGCCTTGGACCCGGCCTCAAGATAATGCGTCTCGTTCATGTGGCCGTTGTAATCCGTCCAACCCTGCGGGATCTGCCGGTTCAACGTGACAGGCATCCCCTCCTGCGCCAGCTTCGCTTCATGGGCGCCCACCACGCCCCCGGCCCCGGACCCTGAATGCTTTAGCGCCCGCATGATCCCCACGAGATTATCATCCCGCAGTCGCTCCAACTCACGGATCGACATATGGCCTGACTGCGCGTCGGACTGTCCCGCGATCAGGTCGACAAGCTCGTCGGTGAACTCCGGCACATCCATCAACTTGGTCCAAGGGAAGCTGAGGCACGGCCCGAACTGCGCCATGAAATGCTTCATCCCCGCCTCGCCGCCAGCGACGCGGTAGGTCTCGAAAAGGCCCATCTGCGCCCATCTGAGGCCAAAACCCATGCGGATCGCTTCGTCGATTTCTTCGGTCGTGGCGATCCCGTCTTTCACGAGCCACAGCGCTTCCCGCCAGACGGCTTCCAGGAAGCGGTCGGCAACATGGGCGTCGATCTCCTTGCGGATATGGAGCGGGTAGAAACCCACTTCGCGCAAAATCGCCTGTGCCCGGCCACAGGTTTCAGCATCGCCCACCAACTCGATCAAGGGAAGAAGATAGACCGGGTTGAACGGATGCGCCACGATGCAGCGCGCACCTTTGTCGGTCAGCTCGGACGGTTTGAATCCGCTGGTCGAGGACGCAATGATTGCCTCAGGCGGCGCTAGGCGGTCGAGGTCAGCAAGAACGAGATGCTTAATATCAAGCCGTTCCGGCACGCTTTCCTGCACCCAGTCTGCGCCCGCCACCGCATCGGCTAGATCGTCTGTGAAACGAAGCTGACCCTCTGCTGGCAGTGCCCGGTCATAGAGCGCCGGCAGTGCCCGCCGGGCATTTGCCAACACCTCACCAATCTTGCGCTCCGCCTCAGGATCGGGGTCAAAAACCGCAACGTCCCAGCCGTTGAGGAGGAAACGCGCGGCCCATCCACCGCCGATGACACCCCCGCCGATGATGGCCGCCTTCATGGCGTTACGCTCCGCTGCAATTGGCTAAGGTCATAGCCGTTGAAATCCAGCACCTCCCGCGCTGCCGCCAGCCGGTCAGGCGGGATGTCCGGGTCGCGGTTGAGGATCCATCCTACGCGCCCGTTCGGTGCGCCGACCACAGCCGTGCGGTAGCCTTCATCGACCCAAAGCACCCAATAAGGAGCGGCCACCGGCACGCCCTGAAGCCTGACGGAAAGCCGACCCAGACCCTCGTCCGTCGCCGTCCCGGTGATCCTGTCAGTGACCTGGCCCTGCGCGTTTAGGCACAGATTGGTAACGGTGAGTTCGTTCGGCGCGTCCGAGAAACCGTACTCCGCGATGGCACCCGGGCAATCAGCTTGGAATGGGTTCGGGTAGCGATAGACCTCGTACCAGCGGCCAACATAACGCGTCGCGTCGAAATTCGCTGATGAGGCGATATTGACGCTCTCATCGCGATACGATGGTCCAAGCGCCACATCACATGCGGCAAATGCGAGGAGGGCTGAAAGCCCGAGGAGGGGTTGCCGAACCTTCATACCGGAGCCCGCTTCACCAAACCCAGCTTTTCGCGCACCTCCACCGGGCCAATGATCCGCGCGCCCATGCCTTCCACAACGCCCACGGCGCGTTCGACCAGTTGCGCGTTGGTTGCCAGCACGCCTTTCTCCAGCCACAGATTGTCTTCCAAACCCACGCGCACATTGCCCCCGGCTAGCACCGCTGCGGCGGCATAGGCCATCTGGTTGCGTCCTAGTGAGAACGCACTGAACGTCCAGTCGTCGGGCACGTTGTTGACCATGGCCGTGAACGTGTTGAGGTCATCCGGCGCGCCCCAGGGCACCCCCATGCAAAGCTGCACCAGCGCGGGACTGTCCAGAACACCGTCTGCAACCAGCTGCTTTGCGTACCACAGATGACCGGTGTCGAACGCCTCGATCTCGGGCTTCACGCCAAGGTCGGTCATCATGCGGCCCATGGCCTGCAACATGCCGGGTGTGTTGGTCATGACGTAGTCGGCTTCAGCGAAGTTCATCGTGCCGCAATCCAGCGTACATATTTCGGGCAAGCACTCAGCCACATGGGCCACCCGTTCCTCGGCACCGACCATGTCAGTTCCCGCGGCCACCGGAAGCGGCGCGTTCGTGCCACCAAAGACAATATCGCCGCCCATGCCTGCGGTCAGGTTCAGGACCACATCAACCTCAGCATCGCGGATCCGGTCCGTGACTTCGCGGTAGAGGTTCAAATCACGGGACGGCACGCCGGTTTCGGGGTCGCGCACATGGCAATGTACAATCGCGGCACCGGCCTTTGCGGCGTCGATCGCGCTGTCGGCAATCTCCTTGGGAGAGCGTGGTACGTGAGGTGAGCGGTCCTGGGTGGAACCTGACCCGGTAACGGCGCATGTGATGAAGACATCTTTGTTCATTTGCAGTGGCATGTTCTGTCCTTGTCTGTCCCGCAGGTGACGCTCGCGCTATGCGCGTCGCCCCACCCGCCGTCCCGTTAGCGGCCTTTCCAGACCGGATCGCGTTTTTCGGCAAAGGCGCGGGCGCCTTCCAGTTGATCTTCTGAACGATAGAGCCGTTCGACCGTCTCAAACTGGCTTTTGGTGATTTTGTTGAGTGCGTCTTGAAACTTCATGTCCTCGGCCTCGCGCACGATCTCTTTGATGGCGGCATTCACGAGCGGCGGGCCAGACGCAATCAGTTGGGCCATTTCCCGCGCTTTATCCATCAATTGATCCGCCGGGTGCACGTGATTGATCATGCCCCACCGCGTGGCTTCTTCAGCGTCCAGCCAGCGCCCGGTGAACAACATTTCCATGGCAATGTGATACGGAATGCGCTTGGGCAATTTGATAGAGGCCGCGTCTGCCACTGTGCCGGAGCGGATTTCTGGCAAAGCAAATGAGGCGTGCTCCGCCGCCAGAATAACGTCGGCGCTGAGGGCCAGTTCCAACCCGCCGCCGCAGCAGATGCCGTTCACTGCCGCGATCACCGGCTTGTTGAGGCCACGCAATTCCTGCAACCCGCCGAACCCGCCCACGCCGTAATCGCCATCGACAGCATCGCCATCTGCGGCAGCCTTAAGGTCCCAACCCGGGCAAAAGAACTTCTCTCCGGCACCCGTCAGAAGCGCGACCCTAAGGTCCGGATCATCCCGAAATTCGGTGAAAACCTGCCCCATGATCCGGCTTGTGGCCAAGTCGATAGCATTCGCCTTCGGGCGGTCCAACGTCACCTCCAGCACGTAACCATTGCGTTCAGTTTTGATTGGATGGGTGTCGGTCATTGTGTGTCCCTCAATCGGATCAGGGCGTCGGCGGCGACGGCGCGAGTTGGTGTGCAGATCAGTGGGTTGACTTCAACCTCCAACACTTGCGCCGCATTGGCGATCACATAGTCCTGCACGGCCAGCACCGCATTGACAATCGATTGCCGGTTCGTTGGGTGTGCGCCGCGAAAGCCGGCCAAGAGCGGGGCGACCGTTAAGCCATCCACCGCTGCCTCGATTTCGGTGGGACCCACCGGCAGCAAGAGATGTACCGTGTCTGCCAGCAGCTCCGTCAATGTGCCGCCCGCGCCGAGGGTCAAGACGAACCCGTGAGCGGGGTCTGAGACGACGCCAACCAACAAGTCTGCGACCCCGTCGGTGATCATTTCTTCTAGAAGAAATTCAGTCGTAGGCATCCGATCTGCGGCTTCAGAAACGTCTTTTGCTTTGTGTAGATTCAAAGCGACAGCGCCATTCTCCGATTTATGGGCAAAGCCTACGCCCTTCAGGACCATGGGGGGCTGCAGTGATTGCGCAGTGCGTCCTGCCTCCGCGCTGGAGGTCGCGTTGAATCCCTTCGGAACGCCAAGACCATGCGCTGATAAGGCCGTTTTTGCCTGAACCTCAGTCAGCATGATGGATGCCATGTCCGACATGGTGACCGGTGTGAGGACCGGATCACCTGGCGTCGAAGGCGGAGGCTGCGCGGCAAGTGCGATTGCGGAAAGGGCATCGTCCAACCCGCACAAGGGCGGTATCCCATCGGCGATGAGCTCGGCGGCGATTTCCTCAGGCAGTGTTTCGGGTAGGGAAGAGACAACCGTAATCGGCTTTCCGCTTTCCCTGGTTGCGTCCTGAATCGCATCGATGACGATGTCCCACATGGAGGCGTCGCAGCGGTCGCCGCGCGGAAAATCCAGTACGACGCACCCAATCGACAGCGAGGGGTCCATCATTGCTGAAAAAGTGGCGGCCATCGCGGCGCGGTCACCCCAGATGTAGGTGTGATAATCCAGTGGGTTGGCGAGCGAGACCTGGGGGCCGAGGGCTTTGCGCAATGCCCCTTCTTGAGACGCGTTCAGTGCAGGAAACTCCACGCCACAGGACAGGGCGGTATCCGCCATCAGGCTTGCTTCGCCGCCTGAGCATGACATGGAGGCGATCCGTGCGGACGCCAAAGGGCCCGTAACGTGAAGCAGCTTAAGCACCTCTAGAAAAAGCGACAGCGATGTGACCTTGCGAATACCCAGCCGCGCCAGAAGCGCGTCCGACCCTGCAGCGCTCCCGGCAAGGGATGCGGTATGAGAGATGGTGGCTGTCTGTGCCTGCTCCGACGCACCGATCTTCAGCGCGACAATCGGTTTGCCCAACCTGCGCGCGGCTTCTGCCAACGCCTCAAAACGCCTGAGATCGCCAATCCCCTCGATATGCAGACCGAGCGCTGTAACACGGTTATCCGCAAGTGCGGCCATGCCAAGCTCGGCCAGATCGACCTGCGCTTGGTTACCGGCTGTCAGCAAGTACGCAATCGGCAAACCCCGCTTCTGCATCGTAAGGTTCAATGCGATGTTTGAGGATTGCGTGATGATCGCAATACCGCGATCAACCTGCACCATTCCATGCTGGTCAGGCCACAACGCGGTTCCGTCCAAACCATTGATAAAGCCGTAGCAATTTGGCCCGAAGATGGGCATGTCCCCAGCCGCATCCAGGAGAGCATCTTGCACTGCGCCACCGTCGGCCAATTCTTCAGAAGCTTCCAGAAAACCAGATGCGAAGCACACCGCGCCGCCTGCGCCGCGCGCCGCAAGGCTACGGATGATCTCAACTGTTGCGTGGCGATTGACGCCGACAAAGCTCGCGTCGGGCGCATCCGGAAGCTCTGAAACATCGGCGACCGCGCATTCGCCTGCCACGGTGGTACGTGTCGGATGCACCGGCCAAATTGGCCCCTTGAACCCAAAGGCGCGGGCCTCGCGGATCACGTTTTCGCACCAAGCTCCGCCGCCAATTACGGCAATGCTTCTGGGTCGCAACAGGCGGGATAGATCTCGCATCAGGCACCCAAGGGGCGGAACAAGTCACGGGAGATGATGTGGCGCTGAATTTCACTCGTGCCGTCCCAGATCCGTTCCACCCGGGCATCTCGCCAGAACCGTTCAATCGGGAAATCGTCCATCAGCCCCATGCCGCCATAAATCTGCAGGGTCGTGTCTGTCACCCGCGCCAGCATCTCGGTGGCGTAGACCTTCGCCGAAGCAATCTCTCGGTTCGCGGGCAGCCCTTCGTCCAGCCGCCAAGCGCCTGCGAGGGTCAGGTAGTCGGCGGCATCGATCTCTGTAATCATGTCGGCGACTTGAAAGCTGACTCCCTGGAACTTGGCGATCTGCTGGCCGAACTGTTTGCGCTCGGCGGCGTAATTCAAGGCATAATCAAAGCAGCGCCGCGCGCGCCCGACACTGAAGGCCGCGACGGTCAGCCGAGTTGCGTAAAGCCATTCGTTCATCACAGCAAAGCCGCCATCGACCTCGCCCAAAACCTGCGCGTCGGGTAGGCGGCAATCATCGAATTCGAGGATGCAATTCTTGTAACCGCGGTGACTGACCGAGTTGTAACCATCGCGCACCGCGAAACCCGGATGGCCGCGATCCACAAGAAAACAGGTGATCCGCTTCTTCGGCCCGCGCGGGGTTTCATCCACGCCAGTTGCAACAAACACGATAAAAAAGTCCGCGTGATCGGCGCCGGATATGAAGTGTTTTGAGCCGTTTAGAACCCAATCTCCACCATCCCGCACGGCAGAACACTTCATGCCGCGTACGTCCGACCCGGCATCCGGTTCCGTCATGGCCAGCGCATCCATCCGCTCACCGCGCACTGCGGGCAGCAGGTACCGCTCGCGCTGCTCACCCTCGCAGGCCATCAGGATATTCTGTGGCCGTCCGAAGAAGTGCGTCAGCGCCATGGAGCCGCGCCCAAGCTCTCGCTCGACAAGCGTGAAATCCAGGTGGCTCAGGCCCGCGCCGCCGACCTCCTCGGGGAAGTTGCAGGCATAGAAGCCAAGGTCGATCACCTTCTGCTTGAGATCTAGCGCAAGATCGCTTGGAACTTCGCCGGTGCGTTCAACCTCAGCCTCATGAGGGTAGATCTCGTTTTCAACAAAGCTGCGCACGGTGGAGACGATCATCTCCTGCTCATCGCTCAGGCCGAAATGCATGGACTGCCCCCCTTGTATGACACTGTGAATAGCGCATAGCTTGCGACCCAATTCCATGCAGATCGCGGCCAGATCCATGCAAGAAACGAAAAGCATCAGCCTTCTCTTGTTTGATGGTTTTTCGAACCTCTGCTTGGCCAATGCGGTAGAGCCGTTGCGTGCAGCCAACACGCTTGCACGATCAACACTCTACTCCTGGGCATTTCTCAGTCTTGGCGCGGAGGAGCTTTTCTCGTCCAGTGGCTTACCCGTTTCGCCCCAACCAATGACGCCAGCTGACAAAGGCGACGCTCTATTTGTCATGCCAAGTTATCGCCACGAGACCTGGGCAAATGCTGCAACTGCCCGCGCACTTCGTGGCGCATCCCAACGTTTCGAACGGATGGTTGGGCTTGATACGGGCGCTTATCTTCTAGCGCATGCAGGGTTGCTCGACGGACGTCGCGCAACCTGCCATTGGGACATTCTCGAAGAAGCGTCCGAGACTTTTCCACAAGTCACTTTCACCCAAGACCGGTACATGATTGACGGAAACCGCGCTTCTTGCGGTGGTGCCACGACGACGCTCGACCTAATGCTGGCGCTGATTGAAAAGGATCATGGCGCAACGCTTGCGCTCGAAGTGGCGGCCCTGTTCATGTACGGCGAACGTGACCCGCTGACCGACCCGAAGCGCCTGATCCCCGATCATCGCAAAATCCAGGCAGCTGCTGCGTTGATGCGGCGTCACATCGAAAATCCAATACCATTGGCTGATATCGCAAAGGGCGTTGGGTTAAGCCAAAGAGGGCTAGAGCTGGCCTTTCGCACCCATGCGGGCCTACCACCTGCACGCCTCTATCGTTCAATCCGGTTGGCCGAGGCTCGCAGACGGATGGAACAGACCCGCGACAGCGTCGCCGAGGTGGCCTTGCGTGCGGGCTATAAGGATGCGACCGCTATGACGCGCGCTTTTAAGGCCGAATTTGGGATAACACCGTCCGCTGCACGCGCCGCGAAACTGTCTGAGGGAGGGATGTGATGAAAACGGTGGGCGAGGCGCTGATCGCGCATCTCGAAAAGCGTGGCGTCGATACAATCTTCGGCATTCCCGGTGTCCACACGGTTGAGATGTATCGCGGACTGGCCGACAGCGCGATCCGCCACATCACCCCCCGGCATGAGCAATCTGCAGGCTTCATGGCCGATGGCTATGCAAGGGCAACGGGCAAACCCGGCGTGTGCCTGCTGATCACAGGGCCGGGCGTTACCAACGCGATCACGTCAATGGCACAAGCGCGGGCGGATAGTGTGCCGATGCTGGTGATCTCTGGCGTGAACCGTGTGGCGACACACGGGCACGAGGAAGGCTTCCTGCACGAATTGCCAAACCAGCACGCAATGATGAGCGAGGTCTCGCTTTGGTCCCACACGCTGCACCGGGCGGAGGATCTGGACCGCGTCCTGACCCGTGCTTTCACGGTGATGACCAGCGCGCGCCCGGGGCCTGTTCACATTGAGGTGCCGCTGGATGTGATGAAGCAGATGGTCGACGTGCCGGATCTGCTTCCACCTTTGCCGCAGCCCACGCGCCCCGCCATTGAACCGCTCCTCGAAACCGCGCGGCTACTCAACGCGGCGCAACGCCCCCTCATTCTGGCAGGTGGCGGGGCAGTTGGCGCGGCGTCGGCTCTTCGTGTGCTGGCCGAGCGGTTCGACGCGCCTGTCGTGACCACCACAAACGCGCGCGGCATCCTCGGTGGCAGCCCGCTTGAGCTTTGCGCCAGCCCCAGTTTGGCAAGCGTACGGAAAGTCATGGCGGAGGCCGACGTCGTGCTGGGCGTGGGAACGCAATTCGGCCGCACTGACTACGACATGTACGAGGATGGGGGATCGCCTGATTTGTCGTATTTGATCCGCATTGACTGTGATGCCGCCCAGATCAGCAGGGGGCGCGTACCGGATCTTCCCATCGTCGCGGATGCCGCCATCGCAATAGCCGCTTTGGTGGATGTCACAGGTGGGATCTCAAAAACACACGATGCCGAGCAAAGGGTCATGGACTGCTTGGATGCAGCCATCGCAGAAATCGGAGAGACCTACGCCGCACAGATCGCCATGCTGCACATGATCCGCGACGTGATCCCGGGCGTGCGCATTGTGGGCGACAGCACGCAGGCGGTCTATGCGGGCAATCTGGTATGCCAAATGAACAGGCCGCGCAGCTGGTTCAATGCCGCCACTGGCTATGGAGCGCTAGGCTTCGGCGCACCGGCGGCCATCGGCGCCGCGTTGGGCGATCCCGAAGCCCCCGTCGTTTGTTTGACGGGTGACGGAGGCCTTCAATTCGTCATGTCCGAACTCGGCACAGCCATGGACGAGAAAACGCCCGTGATCTTCGTCGTTTGGAACAACAACGGCTATCAGGAGATCGAGCGGTTCATGGTCGATAACGCGATCAAACCAGAAGGTGTCAAACCGACAGCGCCCAATTTTTTGCAGGTGGCACAGGCCTATGGAATGCCCGGCGAGCGCATCGAAGGGACGGCTACGCTTGCGTCCGCGTTGGAACGCGCAAAAGCCGCCGGGTCCGCCTATCTCATCGACATGATTGTGGACTGACGCGCGCCCATCTTTGTCCTCGAAATATGCCGGGGGTTTGGGGGCTGGCCCCAAATTCGCTTAGGGTCAGTTCCCAGCGCTCTCCACACCGGCTCCAGCCCCACCTGCTGCCCGTTCCTCCAGCAGCTTGTCGAGCCAGTCGGGGTCCATTTCGGGCACCGACGAGAGCAGCAATTCCGTGTAAGGATCATGGGGCGGCTGGAACATCTCCGATTTCGGGCCCTGTTCCACAACCACGCCTTCTTTCATCACCACCACCTCATCCGCGATGGATTTCACGGTCGCGAGGTCGTGGGTAATGAACATGTAGGCCAGATTGAATTCAGCCTGCAGCTTGTCGAGCAGTTTTAGGATACCCTCCGCCACAAGCTGATCGAGCGCGGATGTTACCTCATCACAAATGATGAATTGGGGCTCCGCCGCCAAGGCACGCGCAATCCCGATCCGCTGCTTTTGGCCTCCCGAAAGCTCCGAGGGCAGGCGGTCGATGTAATTGTCCGGCTCCAACTCGATCAGGTCGAGCAGGTTGCGCACACGCTCCTCCAGCGCCTTGCCGCTCAGCCCGAGATACATCTGGGCAGGGCGCCCGATCAACTCCCGAAGTTTCTGCTTCGGGTTCAGGGCCGTGTCCGCCATCTGGTAGATCATCTGTGCCTGGCGCAACTGGTCCTTCGTGCGGCGGCGGTAGTCCGGGGGCAGGGCGGTGCCGTTGAACAAAACCTCACCCTGACGCGGCGGCAGAAGCCCTGTAATCACGCGGGCCGTGGTCGATTTGCCCGACCCGGATTCGCCTACAACCGCGACAGTGCGGCGGGCATGGATATCGAAGTTGATGTTCTTGAGTACATCCAGCGTGCCATAGCCCGCCGTGACGCCTTTCACCGAGACAACCGGCGTTGTCCCGGCCTCAACTGGCGGCTGCTCTGGCCGCGCATGGCTCCGCACAGCCCAAAGGGATTTGGTGTAGTCCTGCGTGGGCGCGTTCAGCATCGTGCGCGTG
It contains:
- a CDS encoding type I glyceraldehyde-3-phosphate dehydrogenase translates to MTIRVAINGFGRIGRSVLRAWALGGGRLGPQWPDIEIVGINDIAEPATCAYLFEFDSVFGPYPGEISVEDGDLVVDGRRIRLTMERDAGALDLNGVDVLMECTGRATRDVAEAALAAGAGRVLVSGPAVEPDLTLVLGANHEALRPEHRIVSNASCTTNALAPLVRLIDETWGLDSGLMTTVHCYTGSQPTVDMPMRDAARSRAAALSMVPTTTSAEALVDVVLPRLAGRVTGSAVRVPSASVSCVDLAVMTRDMPEAKDAAAFLREQAGEIMGYTDKPLVSSDLRARPESLIVAGPEIKRSKGGMLRVFGWYDNEWGFSCRMLDVARLMGHQGAN
- a CDS encoding carnitinyl-CoA dehydratase, with the protein product MTDTHPIKTERNGYVLEVTLDRPKANAIDLATSRIMGQVFTEFRDDPDLRVALLTGAGEKFFCPGWDLKAAADGDAVDGDYGVGGFGGLQELRGLNKPVIAAVNGICCGGGLELALSADVILAAEHASFALPEIRSGTVADAASIKLPKRIPYHIAMEMLFTGRWLDAEEATRWGMINHVHPADQLMDKAREMAQLIASGPPLVNAAIKEIVREAEDMKFQDALNKITKSQFETVERLYRSEDQLEGARAFAEKRDPVWKGR
- a CDS encoding 3-keto-5-aminohexanoate cleavage protein, which produces MPLQMNKDVFITCAVTGSGSTQDRSPHVPRSPKEIADSAIDAAKAGAAIVHCHVRDPETGVPSRDLNLYREVTDRIRDAEVDVVLNLTAGMGGDIVFGGTNAPLPVAAGTDMVGAEERVAHVAECLPEICTLDCGTMNFAEADYVMTNTPGMLQAMGRMMTDLGVKPEIEAFDTGHLWYAKQLVADGVLDSPALVQLCMGVPWGAPDDLNTFTAMVNNVPDDWTFSAFSLGRNQMAYAAAAVLAGGNVRVGLEDNLWLEKGVLATNAQLVERAVGVVEGMGARIIGPVEVREKLGLVKRAPV
- a CDS encoding GlxA family transcriptional regulator; its protein translation is MQETKSISLLLFDGFSNLCLANAVEPLRAANTLARSTLYSWAFLSLGAEELFSSSGLPVSPQPMTPADKGDALFVMPSYRHETWANAATARALRGASQRFERMVGLDTGAYLLAHAGLLDGRRATCHWDILEEASETFPQVTFTQDRYMIDGNRASCGGATTTLDLMLALIEKDHGATLALEVAALFMYGERDPLTDPKRLIPDHRKIQAAAALMRRHIENPIPLADIAKGVGLSQRGLELAFRTHAGLPPARLYRSIRLAEARRRMEQTRDSVAEVALRAGYKDATAMTRAFKAEFGITPSAARAAKLSEGGM
- a CDS encoding acetate--CoA ligase family protein, which gives rise to MRDLSRLLRPRSIAVIGGGAWCENVIREARAFGFKGPIWPVHPTRTTVAGECAVADVSELPDAPDASFVGVNRHATVEIIRSLAARGAGGAVCFASGFLEASEELADGGAVQDALLDAAGDMPIFGPNCYGFINGLDGTALWPDQHGMVQVDRGIAIITQSSNIALNLTMQKRGLPIAYLLTAGNQAQVDLAELGMAALADNRVTALGLHIEGIGDLRRFEALAEAARRLGKPIVALKIGASEQAQTATISHTASLAGSAAGSDALLARLGIRKVTSLSLFLEVLKLLHVTGPLASARIASMSCSGGEASLMADTALSCGVEFPALNASQEGALRKALGPQVSLANPLDYHTYIWGDRAAMAATFSAMMDPSLSIGCVVLDFPRGDRCDASMWDIVIDAIQDATRESGKPITVVSSLPETLPEEIAAELIADGIPPLCGLDDALSAIALAAQPPPSTPGDPVLTPVTMSDMASIMLTEVQAKTALSAHGLGVPKGFNATSSAEAGRTAQSLQPPMVLKGVGFAHKSENGAVALNLHKAKDVSEAADRMPTTEFLLEEMITDGVADLLVGVVSDPAHGFVLTLGAGGTLTELLADTVHLLLPVGPTEIEAAVDGLTVAPLLAGFRGAHPTNRQSIVNAVLAVQDYVIANAAQVLEVEVNPLICTPTRAVAADALIRLRDTQ
- a CDS encoding VOC family protein; protein product: MIAYVTLGADDMAAAEQFYTALLLPLGYRLDHYQGDLSFIPPDGTSAPDLYIKRPFDGAAATAGNGTMIALEAPSQGHVRKLHASAVAAGGSDEGAPGFRDAYSADFYVAYLRDPQGNKLAVFSTSP
- a CDS encoding acyl-CoA dehydrogenase family protein, translated to MHFGLSDEQEMIVSTVRSFVENEIYPHEAEVERTGEVPSDLALDLKQKVIDLGFYACNFPEEVGGAGLSHLDFTLVERELGRGSMALTHFFGRPQNILMACEGEQRERYLLPAVRGERMDALAMTEPDAGSDVRGMKCSAVRDGGDWVLNGSKHFISGADHADFFIVFVATGVDETPRGPKKRITCFLVDRGHPGFAVRDGYNSVSHRGYKNCILEFDDCRLPDAQVLGEVDGGFAVMNEWLYATRLTVAAFSVGRARRCFDYALNYAAERKQFGQQIAKFQGVSFQVADMITEIDAADYLTLAGAWRLDEGLPANREIASAKVYATEMLARVTDTTLQIYGGMGLMDDFPIERFWRDARVERIWDGTSEIQRHIISRDLFRPLGA
- a CDS encoding lipocalin family protein, which produces MKVRQPLLGLSALLAFAACDVALGPSYRDESVNIASSANFDATRYVGRWYEVYRYPNPFQADCPGAIAEYGFSDAPNELTVTNLCLNAQGQVTDRITGTATDEGLGRLSVRLQGVPVAAPYWVLWVDEGYRTAVVGAPNGRVGWILNRDPDIPPDRLAAAREVLDFNGYDLSQLQRSVTP
- a CDS encoding thioredoxin family protein; this translates as MAALTPPVCDFGWPAPTFSLRATDGNTHSLQDVSGQNGTLIMFICNHCPYVLAILDRMIRDASDLQAMGIGVAAICSNDPIAYPADSFDNMARMAEARGFPFPYLHDADQSVARAYDAVCTPDFFGFNAAGGLQYRGQLDASHMQPAPPGAKRDLYEAMKQVAETGQGPRDQIPSMGCSIKWAA
- a CDS encoding carnitine 3-dehydrogenase, which encodes MKAAIIGGGVIGGGWAARFLLNGWDVAVFDPDPEAERKIGEVLANARRALPALYDRALPAEGQLRFTDDLADAVAGADWVQESVPERLDIKHLVLADLDRLAPPEAIIASSTSGFKPSELTDKGARCIVAHPFNPVYLLPLIELVGDAETCGRAQAILREVGFYPLHIRKEIDAHVADRFLEAVWREALWLVKDGIATTEEIDEAIRMGFGLRWAQMGLFETYRVAGGEAGMKHFMAQFGPCLSFPWTKLMDVPEFTDELVDLIAGQSDAQSGHMSIRELERLRDDNLVGIMRALKHSGSGAGGVVGAHEAKLAQEGMPVTLNRQIPQGWTDYNGHMNETHYLEAGSKATDRFMEMVGADAAYVARGLSYFTVENHVRYLNEAHAGDRLRAETRLLNGEGKKLHLFHTLLRGDGEVVATVESFLLHVDLGTRKSCQPTEAVQRALAEVAKAQEGLPVPDGAGKVGR